The following coding sequences lie in one Flavobacterium sediminis genomic window:
- the benC gene encoding benzoate 1,2-dioxygenase electron transfer component BenC, protein MSRIALNFEDGVTKIIEGLPNEKVSDAAYRNRINIPLDCADGACGTCKCKVKSGSYDGGDYIDEALTDEEAAQGFGLACQMTPESDMIIEIFASSTACKVETQTFATTISAVNYLSPEIVQLKVQLPDNATLEFLAGQYVNIEVPGSEQTRSYSFANKGSQNELEFLIRMVPNGLMSEYLKNEAQVGASLNVTGPLGSFYLRQIEKPTLFFAGGTGIAPFLAMLESLAAEGNSNPITLYYGATTEENLVEIDRLKEFQSKLNFNFECCVSGQESSRFPKGFVTQWITKDNLTENDYDIYICGPNPMVEAVKESLATEGIQYSNFYLEKFLPTGHAVTT, encoded by the coding sequence ATGTCAAGAATTGCTTTAAATTTTGAGGATGGTGTAACCAAGATAATTGAAGGTTTACCGAATGAAAAAGTATCCGATGCAGCCTATCGCAATAGAATTAATATTCCATTAGATTGTGCAGACGGAGCTTGTGGAACATGCAAGTGCAAAGTAAAATCAGGAAGTTATGACGGAGGCGATTACATTGATGAAGCCTTAACTGATGAAGAAGCAGCTCAAGGCTTTGGTTTGGCTTGCCAAATGACTCCGGAATCGGATATGATTATTGAAATTTTTGCCAGCTCAACAGCTTGTAAGGTAGAAACACAAACTTTTGCTACTACAATTTCAGCCGTTAACTATTTATCTCCCGAAATCGTTCAGTTAAAAGTACAATTGCCTGATAATGCTACTCTAGAATTTTTAGCAGGACAATATGTAAATATTGAAGTTCCGGGAAGTGAACAAACGCGCTCCTACTCTTTTGCAAATAAAGGTAGCCAAAATGAATTAGAATTTTTAATTCGAATGGTTCCCAATGGTTTAATGAGCGAATATTTAAAAAATGAAGCTCAAGTAGGCGCATCATTGAATGTAACCGGACCTTTAGGAAGTTTTTATTTGCGACAAATTGAAAAACCAACTTTATTTTTTGCAGGTGGAACAGGAATTGCACCATTTTTAGCCATGCTGGAAAGCTTAGCAGCCGAAGGAAATTCCAATCCAATTACACTATACTACGGAGCTACAACAGAAGAAAATTTAGTGGAAATAGATCGATTAAAAGAGTTCCAATCGAAACTAAATTTCAACTTTGAGTGTTGTGTTTCTGGACAAGAATCATCTCGTTTTCCAAAAGGATTTGTTACCCAATGGATTACCAAGGACAATTTAACGGAAAACGATTATGATATCTACATCTGCGGACCCAATCCTATGGTGGAAGCCGTTAAAGAATCATTAGCAACAGAAGGAATTCAATACAGCAATTTCTATTTAGAAAAATTTTTACCGACAGGCCACGCTGTTACCACCTAA